Proteins co-encoded in one Corylus avellana chromosome ca9, CavTom2PMs-1.0 genomic window:
- the LOC132162326 gene encoding putative receptor-like protein kinase At3g47110: MVLNLEAQRLAGSITSSIGNLTYLTGIILGNNNIYGKIPQEMGKLRHLQDLNLSHNSFGGNLPINLSHCTQHRVLDVVDNKLVGQIPEQFSSLSKLIFLQLAVNNLTGSILAWIGNFSSLHVLSLLRNNLQGCIPSELGHLSSLEFFHIGANNLSGTIPPQIYNISSIYLFSVTQNRLHGSLPPDVGFTLPNLETFVGGLNSFTGPIPVSLSNASRLRSLKFGHNDLTRTVPQNLGRLRHLVLALGYNQFGGVLSNSIANLSSQLNSLTLVGNMIHGGIPIGIGNLVNLDALGLENNYLGSHLPDALGKLL; this comes from the exons ATGGTTTTGAACCTGGAAGCTCAAAGATTGGCTGGCTCCATAACGTCTTCTATTGGAAATCTTACTTACCTTACTGGAATCATTCTGGGAAACAACAATATTTATGGGAAAATTCCTCAAGAAATGGGAAAACTACGGCACCTGCAGGATCTCAACTTGAGTCATAATTCCTTTGGTGGGAACCTTCCAATTAATCTAAGTCATTGTACACAACATAGAGTGCTTGATGTTGTTGACAACAAACTAGTTGGGCAGATTCCAGAGCAGTTTAGTTCATTGTCAAAGTTGATTTTCCTGCAACTTGCTGTGAACAACCTTACAGGAAGTATCCTAGCGTGGATAGGAAACTTTTCTTCGTTGCATGTTCTTTCCCTTCTTCGGAACAATCTACAAGGGTGTATACCTAGTGAGCTTGGCCATCTATCAAGCCTGGAATTTTTTCACATTGGAGCGAATAATCTATCTGGTACTATCCCTCCTCagatttataatatatcttcCATATACTTGTTCTCTGTTACTCAAAACCGGCTGCATGGAAGCCTTCCACCAGATGTTGGCTTTACTCTTCCTAACCTTGAAACATTTGTTGGTGGTCTTAATAGTTTCACAGGACCTATTCCCGTGTCATTGTCAAATGCTTCTAGACTTCGGTCCCTTAAATTCGGTCATAATGATCTCACTAGGACAGTGCCTCAAAATCTAGGAAGATTACGTCACTTG GTTTTGGCTCTTGGTTATAATCAATTTGGTGGAGTACTATCCAACTCCATAGCCAACCTTTCCTCCCAGCTGAATAGTCTTACTTTGGTTGGAAATATGATACATGGAGGAATACCCATTGGGATTGGGAACCTTGTTAACTTGGATGCTCTAGGATTAGAAAATAACTATTTGGGTAGTCATCTCCCGGATGCTCTTGGAAAGCTCCTGTAG